A genomic segment from Pristiophorus japonicus isolate sPriJap1 chromosome 16, sPriJap1.hap1, whole genome shotgun sequence encodes:
- the mrpl58 gene encoding large ribosomal subunit protein mL62: MLRRAGGTGAMLRSGAGLLRVPAAVLRSRAGFVQRDYRSACSLEMLYPDSKADYSGSPGRRRGEDGPLQNSCNTDIPIDRLTVTYCRSSGPGGQNVNKVNTKAEVRFHVLTADWLSEDVRSAITAKHQNRINRAGELIVTSEVSRYQMRNLADCLQKIRDMVAGVSQKPKQPSREEAEKRRMRVESMQRERLRQKKIHSTIKQDRRVGFD; the protein is encoded by the exons ATGTTGAGAAGGGCTGGCGGTACGGGCGCCATGTTGCGGAGCGGTGCCGGGTTGCTGCGGGTTCCAGCCGCTGTTCTGCGGTCCCGGGCCGGGTTTGTGCAGCGCGATTACCGCAGCGCCTGTAGCCTGGAGATGCTCTACCCCGACAGCAAGGCCGATTACAGCGGGAGCCCCGGCCGACGGCGGGGAGAG GATGGACCATTACAGAATTCCTGCAACACAGATATACCCATAG ACCGTCTGacggtgacatactgtcggagcagtgggcctgggggaCAAAACGTCAACAAAG TGAACACGAAGGCGGAGGTGCGGTTCCACGTGCTGACTGCGGACTGGCTCTCCGAGGATGTGCGGAGCGCGATCACCGCCAAG caccaGAACAGAATCAATCGGGCCGGAGAGCTGATCGTCACTTCAGAGGTCAGCCGGTACCAGATGAGAAACCTCGCTGACTGTCTGCAGAAGATTCGGGACATGGTGGCAGGAGTGAGCCAGAAACCCAAGCAGCCGTCGAGAGAGGAGGCCGAGAAGCGCAGAATGAG GGTGGAGAGCATGCAGCGGGAGCGGTTACGGCAGAAGAAGATTCACTCCACCATCAAACAGGACCGACGGGTGGGATTCGACTGA